The Oreochromis niloticus isolate F11D_XX linkage group LG4, O_niloticus_UMD_NMBU, whole genome shotgun sequence DNA segment CCTTGCTTATTTATACACTCAgtgataaatgttaaaatgagtcACAAAAAAGTAATTCAgtgtttatttcagtttttctcaCATTACCTCAGTTCTCATCAAAACTCTTTGTACTTTTGTCAGTCACAACTCTGGAGTGATcactttgtctctgtgtttgttcatCTCTGTTGTCTCCCCAATCAGTAGCATCGCCTTGTCACTGTTAGTTACTCTTGTCTCTGTGCTCCATATTCGCTCTCCGCTGTCAGTCGGATTTTTGTGTCAAGTCTGTATCTCCGTACCTTctcctgcttcctgttttactttgatagtctcgtGTCCTTTCTTAATGTTTCCAGTTTTTATTTCCTTCACGTCTGGTTATTTGTGATTGCTGCCATCATACTCCCTCATTGCtatgtgtggttttttttttgtgtggctcCTGATAACTTCTAGCTCTGTGTTTTTCTAGtttccagtttttgtttttgtttttctcaattGTAATATTCCAGGTTTTTGtcacagcaaataaagctgccttTTTCAGTTcaagtcctgcgtttgggtcctactCCTGCCGGTCACAGCCGTAACATGACAGTATATGGTTTATACTCCTCTTTCATAACAACAAATTAGATAAATTGATtatctaaaaaaataacaaaaaaatagaaataaataaacagagaaaTTCACTGATCTGTATATGTTTACATTCTCTTTCTGCCTCATGAACATGCTTCTGATGAACTAAAGCtgattcaaaataaaaattctCTGCAGCTAGAGGCTGTAGCTTGAAATCTGATTCAGAATTAACATgttggaattttttttaatcaaacatattTACAGTACAATAATATTAAATGCTGATGGTGTGAGGTTTTATGTGTGAATAATGTGTGTATATTTTGGTGctttgtttaattaaaatgaaagtgcaAATGAAAAAATACAATGAATAAAGTTATGAGAGCAATGTTTAAGAACTAATTGTGTGCCTTTGGTGCACTGAGTTTGTACACAAAAAGCAGAAGTAATAGTGAGGAAGTTTTTGTCACGGTGTAAATCACTGTGATGCGTACTCATCAACAGAGTTGTCCCATGTCTTACagtaatagactgcagagtctccCTCCTCCACATTCTTGACGATCAAACGATAATCTGTTGTTGACTGATGAGTGGATGTAAATTTTGGAGAGGAGAACCCAGAGCCATATTTTGGAGAACCCCAGCTATGATAAAACCTCAGTACATACTGAGGAACTCCTCCTGGAATCTGTTTATACCAAAAGACAGCGACATCTGTAACAGTCCCCAGGTTACAGTCCATGGTGGCTGTCTCTCCTTTGCTCACTGATAAAACAGGTTTCTGTGTTACCACCGTCACACCACTCACACCTGCAAACAACAAGAAGACATGgagtaaagagaaaaacacgGACATTAGTATATATGTGTGCAAAATAAGTCAAAGTGTTTACATGTTAGAGCAGTGATGAGAGCACAGAGAGTCACCAGCATGATGTCGATGTGAACTAAGAACTGATTTCGAGAAAAGTCGCTGGAGGAGCCATTTAATACAACTAtcaggaggaggagctgtgtcTCTCCTTTCTCCCTATTACATCatcataatatttttttcttttttcttcatttatttctttattagcATCACAGTGTATATACTAAGATtgaaacatataaaaagaataaTTGGAAAAATATACCAAGGCCTCCCGAAGCACATAGGGAATAAAAcctgcattaaaacaaaaaaagagctaGACATACAAATAATAAAGGAGAATTTATCTTCTATGTGGGTGACACACAAGCTCAAAAGACTGGAGAGAATTTGGTTGGAAAAAATTGAATTTGAGTCTTTGTTACACCTTAAAAG contains these protein-coding regions:
- the LOC100696858 gene encoding immunoglobulin lambda-1 light chain; translation: MLVTLCALITALTCVSGVTVVTQKPVLSVSKGETATMDCNLGTVTDVAVFWYKQIPGGVPQYVLRFYHSWGSPKYGSGFSSPKFTSTHQSTTDYRLIVKNVEEGDSAVYYCKTWDNSVDEYVFGQGTKLIVTSSSLPPPVLTVFPPSSAELQSNTASLVCLSSQSVPFADVSWLAAGSPVSSGISTSTAVQRPDQTYQISSSLTIQTSDWNMDKVYTCKVSLGSQTSEKTIKKSECSTE